The following proteins come from a genomic window of Trifolium pratense cultivar HEN17-A07 linkage group LG4, ARS_RC_1.1, whole genome shotgun sequence:
- the LOC123922354 gene encoding sister chromatid cohesion 1 protein 1-like has translation MFYSHQLLARKAPLGQIWMAATMHAKINRKKLSKLNIIKICEEILNPAIPMALRLSGILMGGVVIVYERKVKMLYDDVSRLLVEINEAWKVKSGPDPTLLPKGKSQAKRSAITMPDIEQMTIEMEQSHQSNATWFQHSNYVSMTLDDVQEPDLGNRDSGDDHHQAALEDINLPEPFQYNTDPPNQNERFLALTILLLYNCVLLSSSIC, from the exons ATGTTTTACTCACACCAGCTTCTCGCTCGAAAAGCTCCACTCGGCCAAATCTG GATGGCTGCGACTATGCATGCGAAGATTAACAGAAAGAAACTGAGTAAGCTGAATATCATCAAGATCTG TGAAGAGATTCTTAATCCAGCGATTCCAATGGCTCTGAGACTTTCTGGAATTCTCATGG GTGGAGTTGTGATTGTCTATGAAAGAAAAGTGAAGATGCTTTATG ATGATGTTTCGCGTCTTCTG GTTGAAATTAATGAAGCCTGGAAAGTAAAGAGTGGCCCTGATCCTACATTGCTTCCTAAAGGGAAATCTCAAGCCAA GAGATCGGCAATTACTATGCCAGATATAGAGCAGATGACTATTGAAATGGAACAGTCCCATCAGTCCAATGCAACGTGGTTCCAGCATAGTAACTACGTTTCTATG ACACTTGATGATGTGCAGGAACCCGACCTTGGTAATCGAGATTCAGGGGATGATCACCATCAag CTGCTCTGGAGGATATTAACTTACCTGAACCTTTCCAATATAATACGGATCCACCCAATCAAAATGAGAGGTTTTTGGCTTTAACCATCCTTCTTTTGTATAATTGTGTTCTTCTTTCTAGCAGTATTTGTTAG
- the LOC123924112 gene encoding protein VAPYRIN-like, whose amino-acid sequence MEKLVEVCEPAEVRIEFTLHTKCRTTIQLKSLNPTKPIAFKIQTSSPNKFLVNPPSGLIPPLSISTFQIILKPQSHLPRSYPRSPSDKFLIKTAEFSNFSSNSSESTHSDTDSINSWFATRPYGFSTYDIKLKVAFVGKFLLYDAVSRGDLECVRSLIKRQRSMLLELNPAESESLLRVASELNNPDDMVHVLLEAGLRICEAVGSGNFKGSDDVHVAGGNIIACEEQHVEDVEQGKSVLEASRQGNVRELESLLRRGVNFNYRDNYGLTPLHAAAFKGHKDVVLMLCKAGLDLECEDNEGHVPLHMAVESGDIETVKIFVDKGVNLNAMNKRGVTPLFMAKVWDHEDVCKLLVSKGAYSTLALTLA is encoded by the exons ATGGAGAAGCTAGTAGAAGTATGCGAACCAGCAGAGGTTCGGATAGAATTCACACTCCACACCAAATGCCGAACCACAATCCAACTCAAATCACTAAACCCAACCAAACCAATAgctttcaaaattcaaacctCATCACCCAACAAATTCCTAGTTAACCCACCGAGTGGACTCATTCCACCACTCTCAATTTCCACCTTCCAAATCATCCTCAAACCACAATCTCATCTCCCTCGTTCTTACCCTCGTTCACCCTCCGACAAATTCCTCATCAAAACGGCTGAGTTTAGTAACTTTTCATCCAACTCGTCTGAGTCAACTCACTCCGATACCGATTCAATTAACTCGTGGTTTGCTACTCGTCCTTATGGATTTTCAACTTATGATATTAAACTCAAAGTTGCGTTTGTTGGGAAGTTTCTTTTGTATGATGCTGTTTCTCGTGGTGATTTGGAATGTGTTAGGAGTTTGATTAAACGGCAGCGTTCTATGCTTTTGGAATTGAACCCTGCTGAGTCTGAGTCGCTTTTGCGAGTTGCTTCTGAGTTGAATAACCCGGATGATATGGTTCATGTTTTGCTTGAAGCTGGGTTGAGAATTTGTGAGGCCGTTGGATCTGGTAATTTCAAGGGCTCTGATGATGTACATGTGGCTGGTGGGAATattattgcttgtgaagaacaACAC gtgGAGGATGTGGAGCAAGGAAAATCGGTGTTAGAGGCATCAAGGCAAGGAAATGTGAGGGAACTTGAATCCCTATTAAGAAGAGGTGTGAATTTCAACTACCGTGATAATTATGGCTTAACACCACTTCATGCTGCAGCATTTAAAGGGCACAAGGATGTGGTGTTAATGCTTTGTAAGGCAGGGTTGGACTTAGAATGTGAGGATAATGAAGGTCATGTACCCTTGCATATGGCAGTGGAAAGTGGTGATATTGAGACTGTTAAGATTTTTGTTGACAAGGGTGTGAATCTTAATGCTATGAATAAGAGGGGTGTCACACCTTTGTTTATGGCTAAAGTTTGGGATCATGAGGATGTGTGTAAGTTGCTTGTTAGCAAAGGAGCATATTCCACTCTTGCTCTTACATTAGCTTAa